The genomic DNA TCGACCGGTCGGCATCGTCCTCTGGATCCTGGCAGAAATAGCGATCATCGCTACCGACATAGCGGAGGTGATCGGCACTGCGATCGGGCTCAACCTGATCTTCGCATCCCACTGGAACTGGGAGTCGTCATCACGCACTGGACGTCTTCCTCATCCTGTATCTCCAGAAGCTAGGTTTCCGTTGGGTCGAAGCGCTCGTAATCACGTTGCTGGGTGTGATTACCGTCTGCTTCACCATCCAGATCGCGCTTGCGGATCCCGACTGGGGACAAGTCATCCTCGGATTTGCCCGACCACAGAGATC from Rhizobium oryzihabitans includes the following:
- a CDS encoding divalent metal cation transporter encodes the protein MYLQKLGFRWVEALVITLLGVITVCFTIQIALADPDWGQVILGFARPQRS